One genomic segment of Hymenobacter psoromatis includes these proteins:
- the moeB gene encoding molybdopterin-synthase adenylyltransferase MoeB, whose amino-acid sequence MITFSPAERQRYRRHLQLAEIGEAGQARLRQARVLVVGAGGLGCPILQYLAAAGVGTLGLADADQVELTNLPRQILYGPEDVGQPKVAAAARALRRLNNLNTYELHSLRVSPANVRELVAAYDVVVDGSDNFPTRYLLNDACVSLGRPLVSGAIYKFEGQVSVFNYEGGPTYRCLFPTPPGAAEAPDCNTTGVLNVLPGLIGTVQATETLKVVLGLGDVLSGRLWMLDTLSFQSRTLRFKRDPVRSAINLDTADPADYFDASCAPEVAAISIRASGLQQQLALPTLPFLLDVRGPLEFQRRHLPGAVLLPLPELAARAAEVPRTRPVVVYCQSGVRSAQAVALLQSLGYKNVQMLSGGLEEW is encoded by the coding sequence ATGATTACTTTCTCTCCGGCCGAGCGCCAGCGCTACCGCCGCCACCTGCAGCTGGCCGAAATCGGCGAGGCCGGGCAGGCGCGGTTGCGCCAGGCGCGGGTGCTAGTGGTGGGCGCGGGCGGCCTGGGCTGCCCCATCCTGCAGTATCTGGCCGCGGCGGGGGTAGGCACCCTCGGCCTTGCCGATGCCGACCAGGTGGAGCTGACCAACCTGCCCCGCCAGATTCTCTACGGCCCCGAAGACGTGGGCCAGCCCAAAGTAGCGGCCGCCGCCCGTGCCCTGCGTCGCCTCAATAACTTGAATACGTATGAGTTGCACTCACTGCGCGTGAGCCCGGCCAATGTGCGCGAGTTGGTGGCCGCTTACGATGTGGTAGTGGACGGCTCCGATAATTTCCCGACCCGCTACCTGCTCAACGATGCCTGCGTGAGCCTGGGCCGGCCGCTAGTGTCGGGGGCCATTTACAAGTTTGAGGGCCAAGTATCGGTGTTTAATTACGAAGGCGGACCCACGTACCGCTGCCTCTTCCCTACCCCCCCCGGCGCGGCCGAAGCGCCCGACTGCAACACCACCGGCGTGCTCAACGTGCTGCCCGGCCTCATCGGCACGGTGCAGGCTACCGAAACCTTGAAAGTGGTGCTGGGCCTGGGCGACGTGCTCAGCGGCCGCCTCTGGATGCTCGATACGCTCAGCTTCCAGAGCCGCACCCTGCGCTTCAAGCGCGACCCAGTGCGGAGCGCCATCAACCTCGATACGGCCGACCCGGCCGACTACTTCGACGCGAGTTGCGCCCCCGAAGTAGCCGCCATTAGCATCAGAGCCAGTGGGTTACAGCAGCAGTTAGCTTTGCCTACACTTCCCTTTCTGCTCGATGTGCGTGGGCCGCTGGAGTTTCAGCGGCGCCACCTGCCGGGGGCCGTGCTACTACCCCTGCCCGAGCTGGCCGCCCGTGCCGCCGAGGTGCCGCGCACCCGCCCGGTGGTGGTGTATTGCCAAAGCGGCGTGCGCAGCGCCCAGGCTGTGGCGCTGCTGCAAAGCCTAGGGTACAAAAACGTGCAAATGCTGAGCGGCGGCCTAGAGGAATGGTAA
- a CDS encoding molybdenum cofactor biosynthesis protein MoaE, giving the protein MNANHHIALTDQAIDVAAVLHAAESAEAGAVNAFIGTVRNRSEGRRVVRLHYEAYPPMALHQLARVAEMAQAQWPMLRRVAVTHRHGTLEIGDVAVVVAVSTPHRADSFAACQFIIDTLKEVVPIWKKEEYEDGTVWVSAHP; this is encoded by the coding sequence ATGAACGCCAACCACCACATCGCCCTCACCGACCAAGCCATCGACGTAGCGGCTGTGCTGCACGCTGCCGAGTCGGCAGAAGCCGGGGCCGTCAATGCCTTCATCGGCACGGTGCGCAACCGCAGTGAGGGCCGCCGCGTGGTGCGCCTGCACTACGAAGCCTACCCCCCAATGGCGCTCCACCAGCTCGCCCGCGTGGCCGAAATGGCCCAGGCGCAGTGGCCCATGCTGCGCCGTGTAGCCGTGACGCACCGCCACGGTACCCTCGAAATCGGCGACGTGGCCGTAGTCGTGGCCGTATCCACGCCCCACCGCGCCGACTCATTCGCCGCCTGCCAGTTCATCATCGACACGCTAAAGGAAGTCGTCCCCATCTGGAAAAAAGAGGAGTACGAAGACGGCACCGTCTGGGTCTCGGCGCACCCATAG
- a CDS encoding beta strand repeat-containing protein: MDHTSGFGNMLMVNAASPASATAICWQQTVTGLQANQSYTFSFWLLNNFYVSPASIQVSASGSSASTGGNFADVGAPFSNTSGTTTGSTSVWQQFSLTLTTGSASTQLTIRLRDLVGASNGDDFSLDDLALIVQPGTGIRGTVFEDTNYGGGAGRPYATAASSAAASGQTAAVGRPGATVELYTSTSVLAGTTTTDASGQYSFPTAAAGSYTVRVVNGTVTSARAGAVAGLLPVQTFRTTNGSADGNRVGGEYPGGTDGSPNSNINLTFTGQNNNGDNTAFVDNVEVLQGGAPLSTNPIANPGFENGTITGGFQYTPTGAGIGWTFNAGSGIQSNNSAFTPPNTSSGVRAALLQNVASMSQGFNLPAGTYTVRFQAAKRSSGGVQTLSVTVNGTNVLANLQTTNASYATYQTAAFTVGSGLSSIGAQSIAPITVSSTGITGVDFGFNFDLIVNANDAGQGSLRQFITNANALGGEATLAQSGNYVNQVVGANPIKVSLPAGVETSIFMVSDGKVHPGLLANNGSATGGPASLLSGGTSTTQVAAISASSALPTITGPATAVNGWTQTANIGNTNDVTLGTGGSVGTAGTILPQLNGPEVQLAGTGAINVGLNLTATGDRVLGLAIYGFGTAGDSDNDANIRSAANQVSLQGNVVGSAASSFALPPTVSNADGIRAVTGTGLSLTNNLIGFNIGKGVTTNSAVTGAILTANEFRSNAAGSSAWAGLSLRGSTSTISSNLFSNNAGAGIDAFPSAGGNIWSGNTVAANGKGTSASAPNTTPGIRIYGVGDQVTQNLIYDNYGAGILVDQAATKVVISQNSIYNNGALPAANGQAASGQLGIDLEQNGDNNTAGTGPYVTLNSTATTGANSLINYPILQSARLNGTTLVVAGLAAVGVTVELFIASPNNVANPNAGNNFGQGNSYLGGQVIASSGGTGSYGPPIINGFPQGSGTNVNSFTISIPLAGLTAAQRSALSASGALLTSTATLTSTGTSEFSGNAPVVSGPTAFNVTNVNVAANSAAAALNPGLTVPQAASDPNNSIVSFTVFPATGGTLLYNGAAIPAGGQLIPIANTNKLTFQPTNGSTVSGVFSFYATNAAGGTAGTSNTATYTIPVTNSNNAYVANDDGLDVPKNTATNGNVLLNDTQPANATTNFTVTQVGTGPSHGTVTLNADGSYTYTPSTNYLGSDSFQYQVCQSGVCSNTATVTINVYDPALVCNIATGPDLLQNPGFEQGNTVFTSAYNYVSPAANSSAGNGGLIPETTYAVDVNANTYHPSFAGKGRGGSGNFMIVNGAANQSKVYAQTVTVVANRYYSYSGYAQSVNPQSPAILGFVINNKSTSASATLPTTTGTYVQFSGVWYSGSSTSATFEVRDINRAAGGNDFGLDDLYFGTCSVNLMAANITNSPGIPALAPATSIAPLNATVTGTGAAVASFTIQTLPTSGTLRVGGPNGQVVTAGQVIPYNQRGALYYTAANGFAGNATFTYTATDTENAGSGNIATYTIPVSSVPLPVVLATFTAKAAGTTAQLAWTTASEVGNAYFAIERSSTGQAANFVAIDKVAGYGTTTTAHAYAFIDRNAAAIGALVYYRLHQVDADGTSSYSPVRAVSFAPAGSQRLTLYPNPTVGARTSLDLSSLPATAIYQVRLLDATGRSTRQWTLAGGQSQPLDVADLATGTYLVLVSGSYADGSVLRQVLHLTKE, from the coding sequence GTGGACCACACCAGCGGGTTCGGTAACATGCTGATGGTAAACGCGGCCTCGCCGGCCTCGGCTACAGCCATTTGCTGGCAGCAAACCGTGACGGGCCTGCAAGCCAACCAATCATATACTTTCTCGTTCTGGCTGCTAAACAACTTCTACGTGAGCCCGGCCAGCATCCAGGTGTCGGCCAGCGGCAGCAGCGCCAGCACGGGTGGCAATTTTGCTGATGTCGGTGCGCCGTTCAGCAATACGAGCGGCACCACCACCGGCAGCACTTCGGTGTGGCAACAGTTTAGCCTGACCCTGACGACCGGGTCGGCCAGCACTCAGCTAACCATCCGGCTGCGTGACCTGGTTGGGGCTTCAAACGGCGACGACTTCAGCCTCGACGACCTGGCTCTGATAGTGCAGCCGGGTACTGGCATCCGGGGTACCGTGTTTGAGGATACCAACTATGGAGGCGGAGCCGGCCGGCCTTACGCCACGGCTGCTAGCTCGGCTGCAGCCAGCGGCCAAACGGCCGCCGTGGGCCGCCCCGGCGCTACTGTGGAGTTGTATACCAGTACAAGTGTACTGGCGGGCACCACTACGACCGACGCAAGCGGCCAATATAGCTTTCCAACTGCGGCGGCCGGCTCTTACACAGTGCGCGTCGTCAACGGCACCGTTACCTCAGCCCGGGCGGGCGCAGTAGCAGGCCTGCTACCCGTGCAAACCTTTCGCACCACTAACGGCAGCGCCGATGGTAACCGGGTAGGCGGCGAATACCCGGGCGGTACCGACGGGAGCCCTAATAGCAACATCAATCTGACTTTTACCGGCCAGAATAATAACGGTGATAATACGGCCTTCGTTGATAACGTGGAAGTGCTGCAAGGTGGCGCACCGCTGAGCACGAACCCTATTGCCAACCCTGGTTTTGAGAATGGTACGATAACCGGCGGCTTTCAGTATACCCCCACTGGTGCCGGTATCGGGTGGACATTTAATGCGGGGTCGGGTATTCAAAGTAATAACAGTGCCTTTACCCCACCTAATACAAGCAGCGGTGTGCGGGCAGCTTTGCTACAAAATGTTGCCTCAATGAGTCAAGGCTTCAATCTACCGGCTGGTACTTACACCGTCCGCTTTCAGGCCGCTAAGCGTAGCTCCGGAGGAGTACAGACGCTGTCTGTTACAGTTAATGGCACCAATGTTTTAGCTAACCTGCAAACGACCAACGCTAGCTACGCCACCTACCAGACCGCTGCCTTCACGGTGGGCAGTGGCCTAAGCAGCATCGGGGCCCAAAGTATAGCCCCAATAACGGTGAGCAGCACCGGCATAACGGGCGTAGACTTCGGCTTTAACTTTGACTTAATAGTAAATGCCAACGATGCCGGGCAGGGCTCGCTTCGACAGTTTATCACCAATGCCAATGCTTTGGGAGGCGAGGCGACACTAGCTCAGAGTGGTAACTACGTCAACCAAGTAGTGGGCGCTAATCCCATTAAGGTATCGCTGCCCGCCGGGGTAGAAACCAGCATTTTTATGGTGTCTGACGGCAAGGTTCACCCCGGCCTACTTGCCAACAATGGCTCGGCTACGGGTGGCCCGGCCAGCCTGCTGAGTGGGGGCACGAGCACCACGCAGGTAGCGGCCATCAGCGCCAGCTCAGCCCTGCCCACTATAACCGGGCCGGCCACGGCCGTGAACGGTTGGACGCAGACCGCTAACATCGGTAATACGAACGATGTGACACTAGGCACGGGCGGGTCGGTCGGGACGGCTGGGACTATCCTACCCCAGCTTAACGGGCCGGAGGTACAGCTAGCTGGTACGGGGGCCATCAACGTAGGCTTGAACCTGACGGCGACCGGCGACCGGGTATTGGGCCTAGCCATCTATGGCTTTGGCACCGCAGGCGACAGCGACAACGACGCCAACATCCGCAGCGCAGCCAACCAAGTAAGCTTGCAGGGTAACGTAGTGGGCAGCGCGGCCAGCAGCTTCGCGCTGCCGCCGACAGTATCGAATGCCGACGGTATCCGGGCAGTAACGGGCACGGGCCTAAGTCTTACTAACAACTTGATTGGCTTCAACATCGGAAAAGGAGTCACTACGAATAGCGCCGTGACGGGAGCTATCCTTACGGCCAACGAGTTTCGCAGTAATGCTGCGGGTTCCAGCGCTTGGGCCGGACTTAGCTTACGTGGCAGCACCTCCACTATCAGCAGCAACCTATTTAGCAACAACGCGGGTGCGGGTATCGATGCCTTCCCATCGGCGGGTGGCAATATTTGGAGCGGTAATACCGTGGCCGCCAATGGCAAGGGTACTAGCGCTTCGGCTCCCAACACGACGCCCGGTATCCGCATTTACGGGGTGGGCGACCAGGTAACTCAGAACCTGATTTATGATAATTACGGCGCGGGTATCTTGGTTGACCAAGCTGCTACTAAAGTGGTTATCAGCCAAAACTCCATTTACAATAACGGCGCGCTACCAGCTGCTAACGGCCAGGCCGCCAGCGGCCAGCTTGGCATTGACCTGGAGCAAAACGGTGATAACAATACCGCCGGTACCGGCCCCTACGTCACGCTGAATAGCACGGCCACGACCGGGGCAAACAGCCTTATCAACTACCCTATCCTACAATCGGCCCGGCTCAACGGTACCACGCTGGTAGTGGCGGGCCTGGCGGCGGTGGGCGTCACGGTGGAGTTATTTATCGCTTCCCCTAATAACGTCGCTAACCCCAACGCGGGTAACAACTTCGGGCAGGGCAATTCTTACCTCGGCGGCCAGGTGATTGCCAGCAGTGGAGGCACGGGCAGCTACGGGCCACCAATCATAAATGGCTTTCCGCAGGGTTCGGGTACCAATGTAAATTCTTTTACTATTAGCATTCCGCTGGCCGGTCTCACGGCGGCGCAGCGCTCGGCCCTGTCGGCCAGTGGCGCACTCCTAACCAGCACAGCCACGCTGACCAGCACTGGCACTTCAGAGTTCTCGGGCAACGCACCAGTAGTTAGTGGCCCTACGGCGTTCAACGTGACCAATGTCAACGTGGCCGCTAACTCGGCCGCGGCGGCCCTCAACCCCGGCCTGACCGTGCCGCAGGCAGCCAGCGACCCTAACAACAGCATTGTTTCGTTTACGGTATTTCCAGCCACCGGCGGCACGCTGCTCTACAACGGGGCCGCTATTCCGGCGGGCGGGCAACTAATTCCGATAGCCAATACCAATAAATTGACCTTCCAGCCCACAAACGGCTCGACGGTATCGGGCGTGTTCAGCTTCTACGCAACCAACGCGGCCGGCGGCACTGCGGGGACTAGTAACACGGCCACTTATACCATCCCAGTTACCAACAGCAACAATGCTTACGTAGCTAATGACGACGGCCTCGACGTGCCGAAAAATACGGCGACGAACGGTAACGTGCTCCTCAATGATACCCAGCCGGCCAACGCGACGACTAATTTCACGGTTACACAGGTAGGAACCGGCCCCAGCCACGGCACGGTTACGCTCAACGCAGATGGCTCCTATACCTATACCCCCAGCACGAATTATTTAGGTTCCGACAGCTTTCAGTATCAGGTGTGCCAGAGCGGCGTGTGTTCCAACACGGCCACGGTAACAATTAACGTGTATGACCCAGCACTGGTATGCAACATCGCTACGGGCCCGGACCTCTTGCAAAACCCTGGCTTTGAGCAGGGCAATACGGTCTTTACATCGGCTTATAATTACGTATCGCCGGCCGCTAACAGCAGTGCGGGTAATGGGGGCCTGATACCCGAAACCACTTACGCGGTAGATGTCAACGCCAACACTTACCACCCCAGCTTCGCCGGCAAGGGCCGGGGCGGCAGCGGTAATTTCATGATAGTGAATGGCGCGGCCAACCAGAGCAAGGTGTACGCGCAGACCGTAACCGTAGTGGCTAACCGATACTATTCTTACTCGGGCTACGCGCAGTCGGTCAACCCCCAAAGCCCGGCCATTCTGGGCTTCGTTATCAACAATAAGTCAACTTCCGCATCGGCTACCCTTCCCACTACTACTGGCACCTACGTGCAGTTTTCGGGTGTCTGGTATTCGGGTAGCAGCACCTCTGCCACCTTCGAGGTGCGCGACATTAACCGGGCCGCGGGCGGTAATGACTTTGGGCTAGATGACTTATACTTTGGCACGTGTAGTGTAAACCTGATGGCGGCCAATATTACTAATTCGCCCGGTATTCCGGCGCTGGCCCCGGCCACCAGCATCGCCCCTCTAAATGCTACCGTAACCGGCACAGGGGCAGCAGTGGCCTCGTTCACTATCCAGACGCTACCGACCTCTGGTACGTTGCGGGTAGGCGGACCTAATGGCCAAGTGGTGACGGCGGGCCAGGTAATCCCTTATAACCAGCGGGGAGCCCTGTATTATACTGCGGCCAATGGCTTTGCGGGCAATGCAACCTTTACCTACACGGCTACCGATACGGAGAATGCTGGCTCGGGCAACATCGCTACCTATACCATCCCGGTTAGCTCAGTTCCATTGCCGGTGGTGCTGGCTACCTTCACGGCCAAGGCGGCCGGCACCACTGCCCAGTTAGCCTGGACCACTGCCTCCGAGGTGGGCAATGCGTACTTTGCCATTGAGCGCAGCAGTACCGGCCAAGCCGCCAACTTCGTGGCTATTGATAAGGTAGCCGGCTACGGTACTACTACTACGGCCCACGCCTACGCCTTCATCGACCGCAATGCCGCTGCTATTGGGGCACTAGTATACTACCGCTTGCATCAGGTTGATGCCGACGGTACCAGCAGCTATTCGCCCGTGCGGGCAGTATCATTCGCGCCGGCTGGCAGCCAGCGCTTGACTCTCTACCCCAATCCTACGGTCGGCGCGCGTACCAGCCTCGACCTCAGCTCGCTACCCGCCACGGCTATCTACCAAGTGCGCCTGCTCGATGCTACGGGCCGCAGCACCCGCCAGTGGACGTTGGCCGGTGGCCAATCCCAGCCACTGGACGTGGCCGACTTAGCCACCGGCACCTATCTGGTGCTGGTGAGCGGTAGCTACGCCGATGGTAGCGTGCTGCGTCAGGTGCTGCACCTCACGAAGGAATAG
- the moaA gene encoding GTP 3',8-cyclase MoaA, with product MSLLATPITTLHDAHGRPLEYLRLAVTDRCNLRCFYCMPEEGIKYLPKSEVLSYEEMLRLVEIMTGLGVHKVRLTGGEPFVRRDLVPFMERLAALPGLDDISLTTNGVLTAPYVPTLARLGVKAVNLSLDTLDRQRFFEITRRDELPAVLRTFHALLEAGIQVKINAVVMNERNIQDLVPLAELTRDLPVEVRFIEEMPFNGGSHVATPESLPWHHRRIRQHLEAHLGPLVPAHTAAGATADEYTVAGHRGRVGIIAAYSRTFCGTCNRLRLTAEGGLKTCLYDQGGLDLRALLRGGTTDEGIAEALSQAFYHRAANGFEAERQRPTHQLNFESMATIGG from the coding sequence ATGAGTTTGCTCGCTACCCCCATCACTACCTTGCACGACGCCCACGGCCGGCCGCTGGAATACCTGCGCCTAGCCGTAACGGACCGCTGCAACCTGCGCTGCTTCTACTGTATGCCCGAAGAGGGGATAAAGTACTTACCTAAGAGCGAAGTGCTTAGCTACGAAGAAATGCTGCGCCTGGTCGAAATAATGACTGGCTTGGGCGTGCACAAGGTGCGCCTAACCGGCGGCGAGCCCTTCGTGCGCCGCGACCTAGTGCCCTTTATGGAGCGCCTGGCCGCCCTGCCCGGCCTCGACGATATTAGCCTGACTACCAACGGTGTGCTTACCGCCCCCTACGTGCCCACGCTGGCCCGACTGGGCGTGAAGGCCGTGAACCTCAGCCTCGATACGCTGGACCGCCAGCGGTTTTTTGAGATAACCCGGCGCGACGAGCTGCCGGCCGTGCTGCGCACCTTTCACGCGCTGCTCGAGGCCGGTATCCAAGTGAAAATCAATGCCGTAGTGATGAACGAACGCAACATTCAGGACCTGGTGCCGCTGGCCGAGCTAACCCGCGACCTACCCGTAGAAGTGCGCTTCATCGAGGAAATGCCCTTCAATGGCGGTAGCCACGTAGCTACGCCAGAGTCGCTACCCTGGCACCACCGCCGCATCCGGCAGCACCTGGAGGCGCACTTGGGGCCGCTCGTACCCGCCCATACTGCCGCCGGGGCTACCGCCGATGAGTACACGGTGGCCGGGCACCGGGGCCGGGTGGGCATCATTGCGGCGTATTCGCGCACCTTTTGCGGCACCTGCAATCGCCTGCGCCTCACTGCCGAAGGCGGCCTCAAAACCTGCCTCTACGACCAAGGCGGCCTCGACCTACGTGCCCTGTTGCGCGGCGGCACCACTGATGAGGGTATTGCCGAAGCCCTCAGCCAGGCCTTCTACCACCGCGCCGCCAATGGCTTCGAGGCCGAGCGCCAGCGCCCCACGCATCAGCTCAATTTTGAGAGCATGGCCACCATTGGCGGGTGA
- the moaC gene encoding cyclic pyranopterin monophosphate synthase MoaC, with product MSDVAPKLTHLNDAGQPAMVNVGPKAVTARLARARARVRLGADILALVQAGDLPSRKGPVFQTAIIAGVMAAKRTADLIPLCHPLGLDDCQVHITVLPPDSLLIECTARVTGKTGIEMEALTGASVAALTVYDMCKAMSHHIVIEEIRLLEKTGGKADFLVSE from the coding sequence ATGTCTGATGTAGCGCCCAAACTTACTCACCTTAACGATGCCGGCCAGCCAGCGATGGTCAACGTGGGCCCTAAAGCCGTGACAGCGCGCCTGGCCCGCGCCCGCGCCAGGGTGCGCCTCGGGGCCGATATTCTGGCCCTGGTGCAGGCTGGCGACCTACCTTCCCGTAAGGGCCCGGTGTTTCAAACAGCTATTATCGCGGGCGTGATGGCTGCCAAGCGCACGGCCGACCTCATCCCCCTTTGCCACCCGCTGGGGCTCGACGACTGCCAAGTACACATCACCGTCCTACCCCCCGATTCGCTTCTCATCGAGTGTACGGCCCGCGTTACGGGCAAAACCGGCATCGAGATGGAAGCCCTTACCGGGGCCTCGGTGGCCGCCCTCACAGTGTACGATATGTGCAAGGCGATGTCGCACCATATCGTGATTGAGGAAATTCGATTGTTGGAAAAAACCGGCGGCAAAGCGGACTTTTTGGTAAGTGAGTAA
- a CDS encoding MoaD/ThiS family protein: MNLTVSLFGIAREIVGQSSLSLTVPPGQSAAGLLAELRATYPPLADLRSLAVAVNNEYAAEDLMLHERDDIALIPPVSGG, from the coding sequence ATGAACTTGACTGTTTCTCTCTTTGGCATTGCCCGCGAAATCGTGGGGCAGTCGTCCTTGTCGTTGACCGTGCCGCCGGGGCAGTCGGCTGCCGGGCTGCTGGCCGAACTGCGCGCCACCTATCCCCCGTTGGCCGACCTGCGCAGCCTGGCCGTGGCTGTAAACAACGAGTACGCCGCCGAAGACCTGATGCTGCACGAGCGCGACGATATTGCGCTTATTCCGCCCGTGAGCGGGGGGTAG